In Hahella sp. HNIBRBA332, the genomic window CGTGGATAACGCCGAGCCGCAACAGAAACTCATCACCTATTACACCTGGGCTGAATTTAACCGTCATTGCGGCGATTACCCGCAAGCGCTGCGTCACTACGAGCAGGCTCGCGAGCAATTGGAGTATAACCAGCGTGAGTTGGCCGCGTTCGCCCCGCCGGTTTTGGCCGGTAAGCTGCACTGTCTGTTGGATAAAGGCGACATGGCCAATGCTGAGTCGGAGTGCACCCTTATTCTGGACAAAGCCCCCACAGAGTCTTCTCCTTTCGAGGGATTGGAAAACCTGTCAGCACAAGCGCGTTACTTTCTACGCAAACAGCAATGGGGCAGTTTGCAGGAAACCGCTGAAGAGATACTAGCCCTCGCTGAAAACCACGGCTCTTCCCGTTATCAGGCGCAGGCCAAACTGCTGCACGCCGTCGCCATGGCGGGACAATATCAGCCAGAAGCCGCTCAGCGGCTGATAAGTGAGGCGTTGACGCTGGGCGAAAGCAACGATTTCGTCGCCATGTTCCTGGCGGACGACGCCTATCTAAGACCGCTGTACGCCAACCTGGATATCGCCAGTACGAGTCAGGATTACCTGGAAAAGCTGCAAGTAGCCTCATCTCCCCAGGAAGCTACGCCAACACGGGAAGAAGAGCCACAGTCCCAGACAGAAGGCTTATTGGAAGAATTAAGCAAGCGGGAAATGGAGGTGCTGACGCTGATTTATGAAGGGCTTCCCAATAAAAAGATCGCGGACCGCTTATTCCTGGCGCCCGCTACGGTTAAGGCGCACATTCGCAATATCTACGGCAAAATCGGCGCGGCGAGCCGTACGGAAGCATTGGCCCGGGCCCGTCATCTGGGCCTGTTGTGATCCATTCCCCCCTTTTTACGCCCTATGGACGATGCGGCTACGCCCCCTCTTTTTTTACGCTAGCCCCATGAATCGAATTCGACAAAGCCTTTCATTTCGAATTCTCTTGCAGGGCTTGTCCCTGCTTTTTTTGTCTCCTTAAGAGCGCAGGAAGTTACTTCTCCTGTTTTGCGCTAGCGGCGACGCCAAGCTAACCAGCTTCGAAATCGCCGCCCCTTTTTCTGACGCGCTCTGCCCTTACTCATAAACCACACAGCGCAATCTGCTGGTGTTACATGCTGCCTGGGCTGCTATGACTCGCTGGGAGTGGACTGACGAATATCCGCCGAGACCACCTTGTAAGGCGGCAATGCGTTGAGAATGATGCGCCCGTATGAGCGCGTCCACAGACGACGGTCCATAATCGAGATCTTACCGCTGTCCCTCTCGCTGCGCAGTAAGCGTCCGCATGCCTGTAGCAAACGTGTGATCGCGTCAGGCAGCACCACCTGGTTGAACGGATTGCCGCCCTTGGATTTCAGCCACTCCGCGTAGGTCGCCTCCACCGGGTCATCCGGTACGGCGAAAGGCAGCTTCGCAATAATGACATGCTTGAGATAGTCTCCAGGCAGGTCCAGCCCCTCAGCGAAACTGGCCAGACCAAACAGTACGCTGCCCTTATTTTCATCCACCCGCGAGCGGTGATTATCTATCAACTGGCCTTTGTTGCCTGAGTCCTGAGTTATGATCAGGCTCCCCAGTTTAGTGTCCGCCAAGGCGCGGGCGGCGAACTGCATATGTTTGCGCGCGCTGAACAGCACCAATGTAGCCTGCTTATCATCGATGATGCGCAGCAGCGCCTGGCTCAGCATTTCCAGATAGCTTTCGGAATCCTGCGGGTCGCGGCCAAGATCGCAAAGCTCAAGAGTGCAGTTGTTGTTGAAGTCAAACGGACTGTGGTGAATTGCAAAAATACTGCCGTCGGGAAGGCCCACTTGTCCCGCCAGTCGATCAAAACGTCCCGCCACACTCAGCGTGGCGGAGGTCAGCACACATCCAAACGCTCGCGACCACAGCCGCTTACGCAACAGATGCGCCGCATTGGTAGGGCTGACATGCACGACCACATCGCTATCCGTTTCTTTAGCCCAAGTCGTCAGCCAGCGGGCGGTTGGCGTATGGCCCTCCTGGACTTCCTCGCCCATGATTCTCCACACGTCTTCCAGATTCTCCACTTGCGACTGATACACAGACAGCGACATCACCGCCTGGTCATAAGCTTGTCGCTGCGCGCCGCCCGGCTGTTCTTTCTCCGCAAGATCCCGCAGACGCTTGAGCACCGCATCCAGCTCCTTGGTCATCTCGCCGACCTTATCCGCCATCGCCGCTGATAGCTTGCGCAATTCTTCAGGAATCACGCCCATGGGATAACGGTATTGAAAAGTGGCGCGCTCGTCGTTTTCTTCCCACTCAATGGTTTCATTCAGAAAACGGGCGACGGCGTCGAGATGGTGGTGCATTTCCTGGGACAACGCCGCCATTGGGCTGACCCGGTTGGTGATCTGCTCGTCGTAGGCGAAAACACTTTGTCCTTCCACCAGAGCGCGACTCAATCCACGCAGCATTTTCTGCGAGGATTTCAGACCAGCGCTGAAGGCGAAATGATTCAGCGCCTTATCCGCCATGTGGTGGGCTTCATCAAAGATATAGATGGTTTCTTCCGGCGGCGGCAAAACAAAACCGCCGCCTAACGCCAAATCCGCAAACACCAAATCATGGTTCGCGACGATAATCTCCGCCTTTTCGGACTCCATCTTCGCCTTGTAATAGGCGCACTGGGTGAAGAACGAGCAACGCTTGTTCAGACACTGGCGGTGATCCGTGGTCACCGTTGACCAGATCGTCTCTTCGATTGGCTCCGGGGCGCTGTCCCAGTCTCCGCTCCACCCTTTGTCCACCATCCAGTTCATAAAGCGCTGGTAGGCTTCCGCGTCCACGTCCGCCCCGCCGCTTTCCTGCGGCCCGTCAAGCAACAGGATGCCCTGCTCTTGGCCGGCCAAATACGAGTCAAGTTTATGCAAACAGATATAACGGCCGCGTCCCTTCGCCAGCGCCACCTTGAATTCAAGGTCGGTATGTTGCGCCAGCAACGGCAATTCACGCTGCACGACTTGCTGCTGCAGGGTCACTGTGGCGGTGGAAATGACGATTTTTTTACGCAACGCCGCTGCGAATGGAATGGACGCCATTAAATAGGCCAGGGTCTTCCCTGTGCCGGTTCCCGCCTCCACAACACATGTGGTGGCGTCGTTGCTACGGCGAAACTCGCCGTCCAGTTCGATGGAGGACAGATAACGCGCTATCTCAGCGATCATATGCCGCTGCCCGGAGCGAGGCTTGATGTTACGGGCGGCGATATACTTTCGATAGGCGGACTGAATCTGCTCCTTTATACCTTCACTAACCATGCTCGCCTAACTTTCGGGAGCCCAGTTACGGATAACGGGAATCCAGAATAGCTGCCCGCCTTTATCCAACACCACGCCGTTCTCGGTAATCTGATACACCTTCAGGCCGGAGAAACGTTGTCCTTCCCGAAGATAGTTATTGTTGATCATGATTCTACGGTCATCCGGACTGGCGCTGTAGATATGACTATTGAATTCCATCGCTGGAATCTGCTGCTGAAATGCCGCGCTAAGCTCAGAAATATTTGGATACTGATCTTCCACGTTCTGCGTCGCTTCCGCCGCGCCGGAGCCAGGGATGATCATCGTTCTGCGTGTTGAGCCATTGGAGGGCGCGATGAGCATGCCGCCATCCGTATTGATCGTCTCCTCTTCCTCGCCGCCGAGGTCCACATAGATATCCGTGTTCGAGGCGGTATCCAGAGGCACCTTATCAACCATAAAGTCCGAGTTATTCGCGCTCATCGGTTGTACGGGAACCGCCTGAGTTGGCGCGTTTCCTGCCACTGGCTGCGCAGACTGAGGTTGCGTCGGCGTCGCTGGGGTCGTAGCGGGCGGTTTAGTAGGCTGAGCGGGATCTGCGTCAGTGACGACTGCCTCCTGAGGCGTTTGTTTTTCAAAGGGGCGATTCATAAAAAAGAAAATCGCCAGGGCGATGGCGTTGAGGCTCAGCAACAAAATGAGAATCAACGCCCAGGGCGCACGCTTCTCTTTACGGGGCATCATGAATGCGCCGCCTTGCACCACATCAGGCAGCTTTTCCTGATATCTTTCTGATTCGGAACGTCTCAGAGCTTCAAGTATATAGGACATGTCGTTTTCCTATGAGCGCTTGATCGGAATAAGCAGAGGCGCTGTGCTGTCAGTCCAGCTGTTTAACATGATCAGGGTGATGGCGCCGGGAATGCCGTCCGGCAATATCCCGACCTCCTGCTGAAACCAACGCACCCGGTCTTTCCATGAGGTGTCGGGCAGCGGCTCCAGTGAAGGCTTTTCGCCTTGAGACAGCCAAACCTCGTTCACCATTTTGATCTTGCCGTCAATCCACTCATTTTCATCCTGCACTTCTCCTGGCTGAATCACCATGGACGCATAGGGGGGCACTTTCCACAAAATGCTGTAATCGCCCTGCCAATGCCCATCCAGCTCCGCCAGAGGAATAGTATGACGTTCGCCATCCAGCTCAATCACCGCCGACTGATCCGCCGATACGGAGATTAGCGCAGCGCTGAAGGTTTCGCCGGTATTATTCATCAATTTCAACACGGCTGGACGATTAAGCTGCAGAAGGCTGCGCCAGTTGCCTTGACGATGCAGACAGCGCAGCCCGCGAGTCTCTACGAATTCACACACCAAACCGCGGGAGCCGGCATTGTCGGCCAGTCCCCAGATATGCATCACCGACTGATAGGCTTTACGCGTATTGTCGCCCTTGGGTCTATAGACGCCCAATACCTTGGAAGCCGAGGTCGCCACAGGCGACACCCAGGCGGCGGGTTGTGCGGCTGCAGTCGCGCCGCTGGCGGCGGCTTCTTTCGCCGCCCCTTGCTCTTCAGTTGGCAACGCGGCGTCTTTGAGCATCCCCTCATCCCGCTGAATCTGACCTTCCCCCTCGCCCGCCTCCGATAAGGCGGACGCCTGCGCAACAGCGCCGATGGTCTTTTCCGGTTGGCGGCGATCTTGGTTGAGCGACAACCCCAACACCAGGGTCAGACCTCCCGCCAACGCCCCAGCCGCGAAGCCTTTGACGATCCAGTTGTCCAACCATTTCATGGTGGTGCGCTTGGCGTTAAGGCCAATCTCTTTGCCCGCCATCTTAACCAGCGCGGGGGTCACGACCTGACTGTTTTCCGAATAAGCGCCTAACAGCGCCCGGTCACAGATCAGGTTGATGATGCGAGGTATGCCGCGACTGAGCTTATAAACCTTATTGATCGCCGCATTACTGAACAATTCTTTGCGACAGCCTGCGACGGAAAGGCGGTAGCCGATATAGGCGCGCACATCCACGGGAGAGAGAGCGTCCAGGTGATAACGCGCCGTGATGCGCTGCACTAACTGACGTAATTCCGGCCGTTGCAGAAGCTCCTTCAGTTCCGGCTGCCCCAGCAAAATAATCTGCAACAGTTTCTTTTTTTCTGTTTCCAGATTGGT contains:
- the dinG gene encoding ATP-dependent DNA helicase DinG, giving the protein MVSEGIKEQIQSAYRKYIAARNIKPRSGQRHMIAEIARYLSSIELDGEFRRSNDATTCVVEAGTGTGKTLAYLMASIPFAAALRKKIVISTATVTLQQQVVQRELPLLAQHTDLEFKVALAKGRGRYICLHKLDSYLAGQEQGILLLDGPQESGGADVDAEAYQRFMNWMVDKGWSGDWDSAPEPIEETIWSTVTTDHRQCLNKRCSFFTQCAYYKAKMESEKAEIIVANHDLVFADLALGGGFVLPPPEETIYIFDEAHHMADKALNHFAFSAGLKSSQKMLRGLSRALVEGQSVFAYDEQITNRVSPMAALSQEMHHHLDAVARFLNETIEWEENDERATFQYRYPMGVIPEELRKLSAAMADKVGEMTKELDAVLKRLRDLAEKEQPGGAQRQAYDQAVMSLSVYQSQVENLEDVWRIMGEEVQEGHTPTARWLTTWAKETDSDVVVHVSPTNAAHLLRKRLWSRAFGCVLTSATLSVAGRFDRLAGQVGLPDGSIFAIHHSPFDFNNNCTLELCDLGRDPQDSESYLEMLSQALLRIIDDKQATLVLFSARKHMQFAARALADTKLGSLIITQDSGNKGQLIDNHRSRVDENKGSVLFGLASFAEGLDLPGDYLKHVIIAKLPFAVPDDPVEATYAEWLKSKGGNPFNQVVLPDAITRLLQACGRLLRSERDSGKISIMDRRLWTRSYGRIILNALPPYKVVSADIRQSTPSES
- a CDS encoding ExeA family protein produces the protein MYEAFFGLKESPFSIAPDPRYLYMSERHREALAHLLYGIEREGGFVLLTGEVGTGKTTTCRCFLQRVPKNTDIAFILYPKLTARELLATICDELHIAYPAQCSIKILIDVIHKHLLKAHAAGKHTALVIDEAQNLSSDVLEQLRLLTNLETEKKKLLQIILLGQPELKELLQRPELRQLVQRITARYHLDALSPVDVRAYIGYRLSVAGCRKELFSNAAINKVYKLSRGIPRIINLICDRALLGAYSENSQVVTPALVKMAGKEIGLNAKRTTMKWLDNWIVKGFAAGALAGGLTLVLGLSLNQDRRQPEKTIGAVAQASALSEAGEGEGQIQRDEGMLKDAALPTEEQGAAKEAAASGATAAAQPAAWVSPVATSASKVLGVYRPKGDNTRKAYQSVMHIWGLADNAGSRGLVCEFVETRGLRCLHRQGNWRSLLQLNRPAVLKLMNNTGETFSAALISVSADQSAVIELDGERHTIPLAELDGHWQGDYSILWKVPPYASMVIQPGEVQDENEWIDGKIKMVNEVWLSQGEKPSLEPLPDTSWKDRVRWFQQEVGILPDGIPGAITLIMLNSWTDSTAPLLIPIKRS
- a CDS encoding general secretion pathway protein GspB, whose translation is MSYILEALRRSESERYQEKLPDVVQGGAFMMPRKEKRAPWALILILLLSLNAIALAIFFFMNRPFEKQTPQEAVVTDADPAQPTKPPATTPATPTQPQSAQPVAGNAPTQAVPVQPMSANNSDFMVDKVPLDTASNTDIYVDLGGEEEETINTDGGMLIAPSNGSTRRTMIIPGSGAAEATQNVEDQYPNISELSAAFQQQIPAMEFNSHIYSASPDDRRIMINNNYLREGQRFSGLKVYQITENGVVLDKGGQLFWIPVIRNWAPES